The region CGCGCACGTGCAGGTGGTGCAGCCGAGCGACGTGCCGCGCTTCCACGAGCTCGGCGTGGCCGCCACGATCCAGGCGATGTGGGCGGTCAACGACGCGGCGATGACCGAGCTGACGGTGCCGCACCTGGGGCACCGCCGCGCGGGATGGCAGTACCCGTTCCGGTCGCTGCGCGCCGCGGGTGCCGTGCTCGCCGCGGGCAGCGACTGGCCGGTGTCGGACGCCTCGCCCATGCGTGCGGTGCACGTCGCGGTCAACCGCCGCGAGCCCGGTGACGACGACCCGTTCCTGCCCGAGCAGGGGCTGGACCTGGTCGACGCGCTGGCCGCCTACACCGCGGGCAGCGCGTGGGTGAACCACGTCGAGCACGAGGTCGGCACGATCGAGCTCGGCAAGGCGGCGGATCTGGTGGTGCTCGAGGGCGACCCGTTCTCCCTGCCCGCGAACGAGATCGGGCTGTGCGGCGTCGACATGACCGTTGTGGACGGTCGCATCGTCTGAGCGCCCTTGGTTCCCCCATGACCGGTGTCCGCCCGGCGGCGGGAACGCCGGTCCGTGGCAGGATCGGCCGCGTGTGGTACTTGGACGAGCAGTCACCGCAGCGGTTGCGGCAGTACGTGGGATCGCCGGCCCAGGTGGCCGGCATCGACCGGTTCTGCGAGGAGGACGGACCGGCCAGGGGCGCCCGCCGGTTCCAGGTGCGCACCGGGTCGGGGCTGGTGTTCGACGTGCTGCCGGACCGCGGCCTCGACCTCGGGGCGGCGAGCTTCCGGGGTGTGCCGCTGGCCTGGATCTCCCCCGCCGGGCACGTCGGACCCGGGCACGTCGAGCACGAGGGCACGGGCTGGCAACGCACTTTCGGCGGAGGGCTGCTCACCACCTGCGGCCTCGACCAGTTCGGCGCGCCCGCCACCGACGAGGGCCAGGAGTTCGGGCTGCACGGCAGGGCGAGCGGACTCGCCGCCCAGCAGGTCAACACCGTGGCCGACGGGCGGCTGGAGGTCACCGGCAGGCTCCGGCAGACGCGGTTGTTCGGCGAGAACATCGTGCTGGACCGCGCCATCACCACCGAACTGGGCTCGCGCGCGGTCACCGTCACCGACACCGTGACCAACGAGGGCTTCGAGCCGCAGCCGCACATGGTGCTCTACCACATGAACCTCGGCTGGCCGCTGCTCGACAGCGGCAGCGTCCTGCGCGTCCCCGGGGCCGAACCCGTCGCGCGCGACGCCGAAGCCGAGCGCGGGCTCGGCTCCTGGGACACCTTCACCGCGCCCAGCCCGGGTTTCGCCGAACAGGTCTTCCGCCACGACTTCGCCGAGCCCGGACCGGCCGAGGCGCGGCTGCTCAACCCGGATCTGGGGCTGTCGCTGGCCATCCGCTTCGACACCAGGCGGCTTCCCGGGCTGTTCCAGTGGAAGATGCTCGGTGCAGGCACCTACGTGCTCGGCATCGAGCCCGCCAACTGCCGGGTGATCGGCGGCCGCGCCGCCGCCCGCGCCGCGGGCGAGCTTCCGGTGCTGGAGCCGGGCGAGTCGCGGTCCTACGCCGTCGAGGTCGAGGTGGCCGAGGCCTGATCAGTCCAGCGCCTCGTAGACGCTGAGCCCGAGACCGGCGATGCGGGCCGCGCCCGCGCGGTGGTCGGCCAGCTCGTCGACGAGCACCGCCACCACCGCGCGCGGGCGCTCGTGGTCGCCGATCAGCGCGACGTCGTGGCGGGAACCGTCGATCTCGCCGGTCTTGTTCCAGCACCGCGCGCCTTCCGGCAGCAGCGCGGGCAGGCGGTCCCGGACCTGCTGCCGCGACAGCACCCACAACGCGTGCTGGGTGAGCCGCGGCGGAAGAACCGTTCCCCTGGCGAGGGAGTCGAGGATGCGGGCCTGGTCCAGCGCGCAGGTGGTGTTGCGGCCGGGGTCCTGCACCCGCATGAGCAGCCGCTGGACCTGCGTGCCCTCGCAGCCGAGCTCCGCGGCCAGCTCGCCGACCGCCTCGAAGCCGACCGCCTCGATCACAGCGTTGGTGGCCGTGTTGTCGCTTATGGAGATCATCAGGGTGATGGCATCGGCCAGCTCGAGGCACCGCAGGCCCGGCAGGTCCTTGAGCACCCCGGCGCCGCCGACCCGCTCGTCGGGGAACCGCACCTCGGTGTCCAGCGCGAGGCCGCCGCGCTGGACCTCCCGCAGGGCGGTGAGCATCACCAGGACCTTGATCGTGCTGGCCGGGTGCACCACCCGCCGAGCGCCGAACAGGACCGGTTCCCGCTCGTCGAGGTCCCATGCGGCGAACCCGACCCGGCCGGGGAAGTCCGCCCAGCCCGGCTCGAGCGCCTCGCGCAAGCGA is a window of Saccharopolyspora erythraea NRRL 2338 DNA encoding:
- a CDS encoding aldose 1-epimerase family protein, with protein sequence MWYLDEQSPQRLRQYVGSPAQVAGIDRFCEEDGPARGARRFQVRTGSGLVFDVLPDRGLDLGAASFRGVPLAWISPAGHVGPGHVEHEGTGWQRTFGGGLLTTCGLDQFGAPATDEGQEFGLHGRASGLAAQQVNTVADGRLEVTGRLRQTRLFGENIVLDRAITTELGSRAVTVTDTVTNEGFEPQPHMVLYHMNLGWPLLDSGSVLRVPGAEPVARDAEAERGLGSWDTFTAPSPGFAEQVFRHDFAEPGPAEARLLNPDLGLSLAIRFDTRRLPGLFQWKMLGAGTYVLGIEPANCRVIGGRAAARAAGELPVLEPGESRSYAVEVEVAEA
- a CDS encoding serine hydrolase, with the translated sequence MGFADRLREALEPGWADFPGRVGFAAWDLDEREPVLFGARRVVHPASTIKVLVMLTALREVQRGGLALDTEVRFPDERVGGAGVLKDLPGLRCLELADAITLMISISDNTATNAVIEAVGFEAVGELAAELGCEGTQVQRLLMRVQDPGRNTTCALDQARILDSLARGTVLPPRLTQHALWVLSRQQVRDRLPALLPEGARCWNKTGEIDGSRHDVALIGDHERPRAVVAVLVDELADHRAGAARIAGLGLSVYEALD